A single region of the Pararhodospirillum photometricum DSM 122 genome encodes:
- a CDS encoding polymer-forming cytoskeletal protein, giving the protein MSMFGRKPGDREKDSPSATAPGKQDEAVPGGEAPSFKPTPPIASFDPSAALAFTPGAGAAAFSATSVLPPSVPLPLAPFSSVSSPSTTATDPLAPLKPLSKRGTPMATRPTSPPLRQPDVPRRVLDLPGQGPRRADQSADEGKKLTVGREIRLSGEISACDHLIVEGRVQANLNNADTLEVAEGGEFQGTVNIAEAIISGRFEGEMTATRRVVLTRTGEITGTVRTAALVVEEGGRLKGNVSPLDTAPAA; this is encoded by the coding sequence ATGTCAATGTTCGGACGCAAGCCGGGCGACCGGGAGAAAGACTCGCCGTCGGCGACCGCCCCGGGCAAGCAAGACGAGGCCGTGCCGGGAGGGGAGGCGCCGAGCTTCAAGCCCACCCCCCCCATTGCGTCGTTTGACCCCTCGGCGGCGTTGGCGTTCACCCCCGGGGCGGGGGCGGCTGCGTTTAGCGCAACATCCGTTTTGCCCCCCTCTGTTCCCCTGCCCCTGGCGCCATTTTCTTCGGTTTCTTCTCCCTCCACAACGGCCACGGATCCGCTGGCCCCCTTAAAACCGCTTTCCAAACGAGGAACGCCCATGGCGACCCGCCCCACCAGCCCCCCTCTCAGACAACCCGACGTGCCCCGGCGGGTTCTCGATCTCCCGGGCCAGGGGCCACGTCGCGCCGACCAGAGCGCAGACGAAGGCAAAAAGCTTACCGTGGGCCGCGAAATCCGTCTTTCGGGGGAGATTTCCGCTTGTGACCATTTGATCGTGGAGGGCCGGGTGCAGGCCAACCTCAACAACGCCGACACCTTGGAAGTGGCCGAAGGAGGCGAGTTCCAAGGGACCGTCAACATCGCTGAAGCCATCATCAGTGGCCGCTTTGAAGGCGAGATGACCGCCACGCGCCGCGTTGTCCTGACCCGAACCGGCGAAATCACCGGCACCGTGCGGACCGCCGCCTTGGTGGTGGAAGAAGGGGGACGTCTCAAAGGGAACGTCAGCCCCCTCGATACCGCGCCGGCCGCCTGA